One window from the genome of Cricetulus griseus strain 17A/GY chromosome 2, alternate assembly CriGri-PICRH-1.0, whole genome shotgun sequence encodes:
- the Commd5 gene encoding COMM domain-containing protein 5 yields the protein MSALGAAAPYLHHPADSHSGRVSFLGAQPSPQVAAVAQLMRDLDRSTFRKLLKLVVGALHGKDCREAVQHLGASANLSEERLAVLLAGTHTLLQQALRRPPASLKPEAFQDELQELGIPQDLIGDLASLVFGSQRPVLDSVAQQQASWLPHMSYFRWRVDVAISTSTQSRSLQPSVLMQLKLTDGSAHRFEVPIAKFQELRYSVALVLKEMAELEKKCERKLQD from the coding sequence ATGTCTGCTTTGGGGGCTGCAGCCCCGTACCTGCACCATCCAGCCGACAGTCACAGTGGCCGGGTCAGTTTTCTGGGGGCCCAGCCCTCTCCACAAGTGGCGGCAGTGGCTCAGCTCATGAGGGACTTGGACAGGAGCACCTTCAGAAAGTTGCTGAAGCTTGTTGTGGGGGCCCTGCATGGAAAAGACTGCAGGGAAGCCGTGCAGCACCTCGGTGCCAGTGCCAACCTGTCAGAGGAGCGTCTGGCCGTCCTGttggcaggcacacacacactgctccagCAAGCTCTCCGGCGGCCCCCTGCCAGTCTGAAGCCAGAAGCCTTCCAGGATGAGCTCCAGGAACTTGGCATCCCTCAAGATCTGATTGGAGATTTAGCCAGTTTGGTATTTGGGAGTCAGCGCCCTGTTCTCGACTCAGTGGCCCAACAACAGGCGTCCTGGCTGCCCCACATGTCTTACTTCCGGTGGCGGGTAGATGTGGCCATCTCCACAAGTACTCAGTCCCGCTCCCTGCAACCGAGTGTTCTCATGCAGCTGAAGCTCACCGATGGGTCTGCACACCGCTTCGAGGTTCCCATCGCCAAATTCCAGGAGCTGCGGTACAGTGTAGCCTTGGTCCTTAAGGAGATGGCTGAACTGGAGAAAAAGTGCGAGCGCAAACTGCAGGACTGA